In the Solibacillus sp. FSL K6-1523 genome, one interval contains:
- a CDS encoding anti-sigma regulatory factor: MNTKSTVEIITEWDIVVARQLGRNEAKIIGFGTVEQARITTAISELARNIYLYASAGEIVIERTEENEKCGIRITAIDKGPGIDNVRKVMEDGYSTSGGLGAGLPGVKRLMDSMEIQTTIGKGTIIKVEKWI, translated from the coding sequence TTGAATACTAAATCTACCGTTGAAATCATTACAGAATGGGATATTGTAGTTGCACGTCAATTGGGACGAAACGAAGCAAAAATCATCGGTTTTGGTACAGTAGAACAGGCTCGTATTACAACGGCAATTAGTGAACTTGCACGAAATATTTATTTGTATGCTAGTGCAGGTGAAATTGTAATAGAACGCACTGAAGAAAATGAGAAATGTGGAATTCGTATTACTGCGATAGACAAAGGTCCAGGGATTGATAATGTTCGTAAAGTGATGGAAGATGGATATTCAACTTCTGGTGGGCTAGGTGCTGGATTACCGGGTGTAAAAAGATTGATGGATAGTATGGAAATTCAGACCACCATAGGAAAAGGTACGATAATAAAGGTTGAAAAATGGATTTAG
- a CDS encoding type II toxin-antitoxin system PemK/MazF family toxin, protein MIVKRGDVFFADLSPVVGSEQGGTRPVLIIQNDIGNRFSPTVIIAAITAQIQKAKLPTHVEINAKKYGFERDSVILLEQLRTIDKSRLTDRITQLDSQLMEQVDMALGISLGLVKF, encoded by the coding sequence TTGATTGTAAAGCGTGGGGATGTTTTTTTTGCTGACCTGTCACCTGTTGTAGGTTCTGAGCAAGGTGGTACCAGACCCGTTTTAATTATTCAAAATGATATTGGAAATCGATTCAGTCCTACAGTCATTATAGCTGCAATCACAGCGCAAATTCAAAAAGCGAAATTACCAACACACGTCGAAATTAATGCCAAGAAATACGGCTTTGAGCGAGACTCGGTAATTTTGCTTGAGCAATTGCGTACGATTGATAAATCACGATTAACAGATCGTATTACTCAGCTTGATTCACAACTGATGGAACAAGTGGATATGGCACTTGGCATCAGCCTAGGACTTGTTAAATTTTAA
- a CDS encoding transcriptional regulator — protein sequence MFAKELEEVKVELEEVIIEIPDELVIQFERTLGHNISSDETITYLSTRKYIEHMQPNQLREALMKGYVEMSHINLSICGECLHAEYEAEHMVERLVSGG from the coding sequence TTGTTCGCAAAAGAACTAGAAGAAGTAAAAGTAGAATTGGAAGAAGTAATTATTGAAATTCCAGATGAATTAGTTATTCAATTTGAAAGAACACTAGGCCATAATATAAGTAGCGATGAAACGATAACGTATCTTTCAACGCGAAAATATATAGAGCATATGCAACCAAATCAATTACGGGAAGCTTTAATGAAAGGCTATGTGGAAATGTCGCACATAAATCTGTCTATTTGTGGTGAATGCTTACATGCAGAGTATGAAGCGGAACATATGGTGGAGCGTCTCGTTAGCGGGGGATGA
- the alr gene encoding alanine racemase, protein MENKINYRPTKAVIDLQAIHQNIVSLRQHLQPNVGIIAVVKANAYGHGDIEVANTAINAGATMLAVATPDEAVHMREHFKYIDILVLGATPSSFIPYASKENITLTVFSEEWMEQAKQYLPLSNQVKLHLKIDSGMGRIGVTTQEELVMLYEAIQNSEHFIVDGIFTHFATADEEDNGYFEKQVCLFKELLNALPEKPRLVHVANTATTLVKEPSLQYDAVRFGISMYGLLPSPYVGELLPFPLKPAFSLETQLVHVKKLKAGQSVGYGANFTAEQDCFIGTIPIGYADGMIRRLSGQEVLIGGGRAQIVGRICMDQSMILMKEAYNIGERVLLIGRQQEDEITIDDWASKLETINYEIPCVITGRVPRMYKN, encoded by the coding sequence ATGGAAAATAAAATTAACTATCGTCCAACAAAAGCAGTAATCGATTTACAAGCAATTCACCAAAATATCGTTTCCTTACGTCAGCATCTCCAACCGAATGTGGGGATCATTGCTGTAGTAAAGGCGAATGCATATGGTCACGGTGATATAGAAGTAGCAAATACAGCGATAAATGCTGGCGCAACAATGCTGGCAGTTGCCACACCAGATGAAGCAGTACATATGAGAGAACACTTTAAATACATTGACATTCTAGTATTAGGCGCAACCCCATCTTCTTTTATTCCCTATGCATCGAAAGAAAACATTACACTTACTGTATTTTCGGAGGAATGGATGGAGCAAGCGAAGCAATATTTACCGCTCTCTAACCAAGTGAAGTTACATCTGAAAATTGACTCGGGCATGGGACGTATAGGTGTTACGACACAAGAAGAATTAGTAATGTTGTACGAAGCGATTCAAAATTCAGAGCACTTCATAGTCGATGGTATTTTCACACATTTTGCTACCGCAGATGAAGAGGATAACGGATATTTTGAAAAACAAGTTTGTTTATTCAAGGAATTATTAAATGCTCTTCCAGAAAAGCCTCGATTAGTCCACGTGGCAAATACGGCAACTACATTAGTAAAGGAACCGTCTTTACAATATGATGCAGTTCGTTTTGGAATATCAATGTATGGATTATTGCCATCGCCTTATGTTGGAGAGTTATTACCATTTCCATTGAAGCCTGCATTTTCTTTAGAAACACAGTTAGTCCATGTAAAGAAGCTAAAAGCTGGGCAATCAGTTGGTTATGGAGCGAATTTTACAGCTGAACAAGATTGTTTCATCGGAACAATACCGATTGGTTACGCTGATGGGATGATACGCAGGCTCAGTGGACAAGAGGTATTAATTGGTGGCGGGCGTGCGCAAATTGTCGGAAGAATTTGTATGGATCAAAGTATGATTTTAATGAAAGAAGCATATAATATTGGTGAACGTGTTCTATTAATTGGCAGACAACAAGAAGATGAAATAACGATAGATGATTGGGCGTCTAAATTAGAGACGATTAATTATGAAATTCCTTGTGTAATTACTGGAAGAGTTCCAAGAATGTATAAGAACTGA
- a CDS encoding LolA family protein, producing the protein MKVRMLVVVACCLFLVACGKATQEEVVQEVNEKWNEAKGYELNATMEVRTGTEPRVYDVNVWHTKPDFYRVSVNTQGDKETQMIVRNEEGVFVVTPALKKTYKFQSEWPKQNSQAYLIGMLAEDLLADKSAVMTEDDKQYTFELATRNVERTALPVQQITIDKKTMLPTKVSVLNESLEEQVIITFKDIQMGAKHKAEEYAVEKFPENKEKDSALADIENTEFQVHYPVLNWEHTKLMEEYKTEGDGNSRVILTFEGEKPFTLMQQPILNNEDTLPVFSPGDPADLGFTVGAMTENSIRWEQDGIAFFIASTHLSQDELMEVAASVTAGSMK; encoded by the coding sequence TTGAAAGTCCGTATGTTAGTTGTAGTTGCCTGCTGTTTATTTTTGGTAGCCTGTGGAAAAGCCACTCAGGAGGAAGTTGTTCAAGAGGTAAATGAAAAGTGGAATGAAGCAAAGGGCTATGAATTGAATGCGACGATGGAAGTTAGGACAGGTACTGAACCGAGAGTTTATGATGTGAATGTTTGGCATACGAAGCCGGATTTCTATCGTGTTTCGGTCAATACACAAGGGGATAAAGAAACACAAATGATTGTGCGAAATGAAGAAGGTGTGTTTGTTGTCACGCCAGCGTTGAAGAAAACATATAAGTTCCAAAGTGAATGGCCGAAGCAAAATAGCCAAGCGTATTTGATTGGTATGCTAGCAGAAGATTTACTAGCAGACAAATCAGCGGTTATGACGGAAGATGACAAACAATATACATTCGAATTAGCTACGCGTAATGTCGAAAGAACGGCATTACCAGTGCAACAGATTACAATTGATAAAAAAACAATGCTCCCTACAAAAGTTAGTGTGTTAAACGAGTCATTAGAAGAGCAAGTTATTATTACGTTTAAAGATATCCAAATGGGTGCAAAACATAAGGCAGAAGAATATGCGGTAGAAAAATTCCCGGAAAATAAGGAAAAAGATTCAGCTCTTGCCGATATAGAAAATACAGAGTTCCAAGTACATTACCCGGTATTAAATTGGGAACATACAAAGTTAATGGAGGAATATAAAACCGAGGGAGATGGAAATTCCCGTGTTATTTTAACGTTCGAAGGTGAAAAGCCGTTTACTTTAATGCAACAACCTATATTGAACAATGAAGATACGTTACCTGTTTTCTCACCAGGAGACCCTGCTGATTTAGGGTTTACGGTTGGTGCGATGACGGAAAACTCAATTCGTTGGGAACAGGACGGCATAGCTTTCTTTATTGCATCGACACATCTGTCACAAGATGAATTAATGGAAGTAGCTGCAAGTGTAACGGCAGGAAGTATGAAATAA
- the acpS gene encoding holo-ACP synthase, with the protein MIKGIGLDLVEMVRIEKAMNRTEKFQQRILSERELAIFETLSDTRRVEFLAGRFAAKEAYSKANGTGIGEGCELHQIEVLKDSLGKPVLYFNGQQAKAFVSITHTHTTAAAQVILME; encoded by the coding sequence TTGATTAAAGGAATTGGATTAGATCTTGTCGAAATGGTAAGAATAGAAAAAGCGATGAACCGAACAGAGAAATTTCAACAAAGAATTTTATCGGAACGGGAATTGGCTATTTTTGAAACACTTTCGGATACACGGAGAGTTGAGTTTTTAGCAGGGCGCTTTGCTGCAAAAGAAGCCTATTCCAAAGCGAATGGAACTGGGATTGGTGAAGGGTGTGAATTGCACCAAATTGAAGTATTGAAAGATTCATTAGGAAAACCAGTCCTGTATTTCAATGGTCAGCAAGCAAAGGCGTTTGTCTCTATTACCCATACGCATACAACTGCAGCAGCTCAAGTGATATTAATGGAGTGA
- a CDS encoding rhomboid family intramembrane serine protease, whose protein sequence is MFIRRENFKQYIKLYPIVSSIIAINFIVFIITLIPGIGKEILYAGMSVNAFIAAGEWWRIITSMFLHSGFAHVLFNMFSLFLFGPELEKIAGKMRFLTIYFLAGIFGVAATFVTQDPYYASVGASGAIYGIFGAFAALVYYTRNAFPQLKQIILPIIVISVIMTFLTPNINIMAHLGGLATGFILGFVYFNSKNMLRWR, encoded by the coding sequence ATGTTTATTCGTAGAGAAAACTTTAAACAATACATTAAGTTATACCCTATTGTGTCGTCAATTATTGCGATTAACTTTATTGTATTTATTATCACATTAATCCCTGGTATCGGTAAAGAGATTTTATACGCTGGAATGAGTGTCAATGCCTTCATTGCAGCGGGTGAATGGTGGCGCATTATTACTTCCATGTTTTTACACAGTGGTTTCGCACATGTTTTATTTAACATGTTTTCGCTCTTTTTATTCGGTCCTGAACTAGAAAAAATTGCTGGGAAAATGCGCTTTTTAACGATTTACTTTTTAGCAGGCATTTTTGGTGTTGCCGCTACTTTTGTTACACAAGACCCATACTATGCAAGCGTTGGTGCGAGTGGTGCAATTTACGGTATTTTCGGCGCTTTTGCTGCACTCGTATATTACACGCGCAATGCTTTCCCGCAGTTAAAGCAAATTATTTTACCGATTATCGTCATTAGTGTCATTATGACATTCCTCACACCTAATATTAATATTATGGCACATTTAGGGGGATTGGCTACTGGTTTTATTTTAGGTTTTGTTTACTTCAATTCTAAAAATATGCTGCGTTGGCGATAA
- a CDS encoding PH domain-containing protein yields the protein MSNEKYKLHPVTAIINIVKAFKDLLIPIVIIVVANGFNFSFDYRDESFFSEMIPLIILFVIVILTTVSGLIKWITFTYWFEERELRVEYGLFVKKKRYIPFDRIQSLNYKEGIFHRVFGLVQVQVETAGGKSGKPEAELTAVTKMAAEEIENQMKKVKRMDSSVEENQETSIEEPSSIVHKMHPKELLLLATTSSGIGVVLAGLFAAVSQFSQFIPFDDIYNEMAILMKFGVIVVSFLIAFAFLVAWFISVALTFLNYYDFTVTEQNERLIITRGLLEKKRVTIPLHRVQAVKIIENPFRQMLGLATVVVESAGGSFSGEKDKRIVLFPLISKKMLIKPLSELFPHIDFTMTPEVTPPKRAQPFFYRIDFVWMVPLIAVLTYFLYPYGLLSLLIIVPIILLGRWQFKTAGYLLNGQQITIVSRTVSRVTFFAEKKRIQVVQGSQNYFQKRKQIGSAKIVVMSGMAGASATVRHIEQQEVETILHWYER from the coding sequence ATGTCTAATGAAAAATATAAGCTTCATCCAGTTACAGCGATTATTAATATAGTAAAAGCGTTTAAGGATTTATTAATTCCCATCGTTATTATTGTAGTTGCGAATGGCTTTAATTTTAGTTTTGACTATCGTGATGAAAGCTTTTTTAGTGAAATGATTCCGCTAATCATCTTATTTGTCATCGTTATTTTGACAACAGTGAGCGGTTTAATTAAATGGATTACCTTTACGTATTGGTTTGAGGAGCGTGAATTGCGCGTTGAATATGGGTTATTCGTAAAAAAGAAGCGCTATATCCCATTTGATCGCATCCAAAGTTTAAACTATAAAGAAGGCATTTTTCACCGTGTTTTTGGATTAGTTCAAGTGCAAGTGGAAACAGCAGGTGGTAAAAGTGGCAAACCAGAAGCAGAATTAACAGCTGTTACGAAAATGGCAGCAGAAGAAATCGAAAATCAAATGAAGAAAGTAAAACGAATGGATTCTTCGGTGGAGGAGAATCAGGAAACATCAATAGAAGAACCTTCATCTATTGTTCATAAAATGCACCCGAAAGAATTGTTGTTATTAGCAACAACTTCAAGCGGTATAGGAGTTGTGCTGGCGGGATTGTTTGCTGCCGTATCGCAGTTTTCTCAGTTTATTCCGTTTGATGATATTTATAATGAAATGGCTATTTTGATGAAGTTCGGCGTGATTGTCGTTTCATTTTTGATTGCCTTTGCATTTTTGGTTGCATGGTTCATTTCCGTTGCGCTCACATTTTTGAATTATTATGATTTTACTGTGACGGAGCAAAATGAACGATTAATTATCACGCGAGGATTATTAGAAAAAAAGCGAGTAACGATTCCTTTGCATCGTGTGCAAGCGGTAAAAATTATCGAAAATCCATTCCGACAAATGTTAGGTTTGGCGACAGTCGTTGTGGAAAGTGCAGGTGGGAGCTTTAGTGGCGAGAAGGATAAAAGGATTGTGTTATTTCCGCTCATTTCAAAAAAAATGCTTATCAAGCCACTGAGTGAGTTGTTTCCACATATTGATTTTACAATGACACCAGAAGTGACACCACCGAAAAGAGCGCAACCCTTTTTCTATCGCATTGATTTTGTATGGATGGTGCCATTAATAGCGGTATTAACGTATTTCCTCTACCCATATGGCCTATTGTCGTTGTTAATCATTGTGCCAATTATATTGCTAGGAAGATGGCAATTTAAGACGGCGGGCTATTTATTAAATGGACAACAAATTACAATTGTTTCCCGTACCGTTAGTCGTGTGACATTCTTTGCAGAGAAAAAAAGAATTCAAGTTGTGCAAGGGAGTCAAAATTATTTTCAAAAAAGAAAACAAATTGGATCCGCAAAAATTGTTGTGATGTCAGGAATGGCAGGGGCATCTGCTACGGTTCGTCACATAGAACAGCAAGAAGTTGAAACAATTTTACATTGGTATGAACGCTAA
- a CDS encoding PH domain-containing protein, with protein MRLQPKYQLPKKSQTVWRLYGIIQTVILALIAAGVLFFADKYEWPQWIIWITISIVVLSIILSIIIFPNVRWKIWRYEVREQEIEIQSGLFVVKRTLIPMVRVQHVDTEQGPILKKYNLANISISSAATVHTIPMLLTEDADMLRTKISELARVAEEDV; from the coding sequence ATGAGATTACAACCGAAATATCAATTACCAAAAAAGTCACAAACAGTTTGGCGATTGTATGGAATCATTCAAACGGTAATTTTAGCACTTATTGCAGCGGGCGTTCTATTTTTTGCGGATAAATATGAATGGCCACAGTGGATTATTTGGATTACGATAAGTATCGTCGTGTTATCAATTATTTTATCGATTATTATTTTCCCGAATGTACGTTGGAAAATTTGGCGCTATGAAGTAAGAGAACAAGAAATTGAAATTCAAAGCGGCCTATTTGTCGTAAAGCGCACATTAATTCCGATGGTACGTGTGCAACATGTCGATACGGAGCAAGGTCCGATTTTAAAAAAGTATAATTTAGCTAATATTTCTATATCTTCTGCTGCGACCGTACATACAATTCCTATGTTGTTAACCGAGGATGCCGATATGCTAAGAACAAAAATATCTGAATTAGCAAGGGTGGCTGAAGAAGATGTCTAA
- a CDS encoding DEAD/DEAH box helicase yields the protein MTNFSELNISESTLRSIKRMGFEEATPIQEGTITFAMDGRDVLGQAQTGTGKTAAFGIPLIEKIDPKNPNIQALVIAPTRELAIQVSEELYKLGYDKRVKLLSVYGGQEIGRQIRALKNRPQIIVGTPGRIQDHINRRTLRLDEVQTLVLDEADEMLNMGFIDDINAILESVPDNRQTLLFSATMPPAIRKIAETFMNNPEVVKIKAKELTMENIEQFFVKATEREKFDALSRLLDAQKPELAIIFGRTKRRVDELSQALGLRGFLAEGIHGDLSQAKRISVLRQFKEGKIDILIATDVAARGLDISGVTHVYNFDIPQDPESYVHRIGRTGRAGKSGVAVTFVTPREMGYLRIVEETTKKRMTPLRTPTSEEALVGLQEDAMKNLVELVQNEDISKYRELAAQLLENNEALDLVAAALKSITKEPDATPISLTEERPLPMRRDRSNGGGRGGNDRGRSSRGGYDRRGGSGGDRRREGGGRRDSGRREGGNGGGGRREGSSSSRDRRPRQRRED from the coding sequence TTGACAAATTTTTCAGAATTAAATATTAGTGAATCTACATTACGTTCAATTAAACGTATGGGATTTGAAGAAGCAACACCAATTCAAGAGGGAACAATCACATTTGCAATGGATGGCCGTGACGTATTAGGTCAAGCGCAAACTGGTACGGGTAAAACAGCTGCATTCGGTATTCCGTTAATCGAGAAAATCGATCCAAAAAACCCAAATATCCAAGCATTAGTAATTGCTCCAACTCGTGAATTAGCAATCCAAGTTTCAGAAGAACTTTATAAATTAGGTTATGACAAGCGCGTAAAATTATTATCAGTTTACGGAGGTCAAGAAATCGGCCGTCAAATCCGTGCGCTTAAAAACCGTCCACAAATTATCGTAGGTACACCAGGTCGTATTCAAGACCATATTAACCGTCGTACTCTAAGATTAGATGAAGTACAAACATTAGTATTAGACGAAGCAGATGAAATGTTAAACATGGGCTTCATTGATGATATTAATGCTATTTTAGAATCTGTTCCTGATAATCGCCAAACGTTATTATTCTCAGCTACAATGCCTCCAGCAATCCGCAAAATTGCTGAAACATTCATGAATAACCCAGAAGTGGTTAAAATCAAAGCAAAAGAATTAACAATGGAAAACATTGAGCAGTTCTTCGTAAAAGCTACTGAGCGTGAGAAATTCGATGCACTTTCTCGTTTATTAGATGCTCAAAAGCCTGAATTAGCAATTATCTTCGGTCGTACAAAACGTCGTGTAGATGAGTTAAGCCAAGCGTTAGGTTTACGTGGTTTCCTTGCAGAAGGTATTCATGGTGACTTAAGCCAAGCAAAACGTATTTCAGTATTACGTCAATTTAAAGAAGGTAAAATTGACATTTTAATCGCAACAGACGTAGCAGCTCGTGGTTTAGATATTTCAGGTGTAACACATGTTTACAACTTCGATATTCCACAAGATCCAGAAAGCTATGTTCACCGTATCGGACGTACAGGCCGTGCTGGTAAATCAGGTGTTGCTGTAACATTCGTAACACCACGTGAAATGGGCTACTTACGCATCGTTGAAGAAACAACGAAAAAACGTATGACACCATTACGTACTCCTACATCAGAGGAAGCATTAGTAGGCTTACAAGAAGATGCAATGAAAAACCTAGTGGAATTAGTACAAAATGAAGATATTAGTAAATACCGTGAATTAGCGGCTCAATTATTAGAAAATAATGAAGCGCTGGATTTAGTAGCAGCTGCATTGAAATCAATTACAAAAGAACCGGATGCAACACCGATTTCATTAACGGAAGAGCGTCCATTACCAATGCGTCGTGACCGTTCTAATGGCGGTGGTCGTGGTGGAAATGATCGCGGTCGTTCAAGTCGCGGTGGTTACGACCGTCGTGGCGGTAGCGGTGGAGATCGTCGTCGTGAAGGTGGCGGACGTCGTGATTCAGGTCGTCGTGAAGGTGGCAATGGCGGCGGTGGTCGTCGTGAAGGAAGTTCTTCAAGTCGTGATCGTCGTCCTCGTCAACGTCGCGAAGACTAA
- a CDS encoding alpha/beta hydrolase: MSIGILFLHGFSGGPYEVQPFADYVQEKTEWLIAIPTLSGHGEAEDLAMKGYKAHNWLMDAEIAYRRLAKQVDEIIIVGFSMGGVIAMYLATRYKVKKLVLLSAAAKYISPSQLVKDFRLVATDAMHKNLQDNELFARYKFKFLNVPFSATVEFMKVVQKTAPYIKNIKCPTFIVQGLLDGIVPSQTARILHDQIQSKEKLLYLSACGKHHICYSDDCEEWFEKVLNFLT; encoded by the coding sequence ATGTCGATTGGCATACTTTTTTTACACGGATTTTCCGGTGGACCGTATGAAGTTCAGCCATTTGCCGATTATGTCCAAGAAAAAACAGAATGGCTTATAGCGATTCCAACATTATCGGGTCATGGTGAAGCAGAGGATTTAGCAATGAAGGGATATAAAGCGCATAATTGGTTAATGGACGCTGAAATTGCGTACCGCCGATTGGCAAAGCAAGTAGATGAAATTATCATTGTTGGTTTTTCGATGGGGGGCGTCATTGCCATGTATTTGGCAACGCGCTACAAGGTGAAGAAGTTAGTACTATTAAGTGCTGCTGCAAAATATATAAGCCCATCACAATTAGTGAAAGACTTCCGTTTAGTCGCGACAGATGCAATGCATAAAAACTTGCAAGATAACGAATTATTTGCTCGCTATAAATTTAAATTTTTGAACGTCCCATTTAGTGCAACTGTAGAATTTATGAAAGTTGTTCAAAAAACAGCGCCCTACATTAAAAATATAAAATGTCCAACATTTATTGTACAAGGATTATTGGATGGCATTGTGCCGAGCCAAACTGCGCGAATACTGCATGACCAAATTCAATCAAAGGAAAAACTGTTGTATCTTTCAGCATGTGGCAAGCATCATATTTGTTATAGTGATGATTGTGAAGAATGGTTTGAGAAAGTGCTGAATTTTTTAACTTGA
- a CDS encoding UDP-N-acetylmuramoyl-tripeptide--D-alanyl-D-alanine ligase: MKKNLQQLATWLKIEQQLFQDTIVTGISIDTRTIQPGDLFIPFRGEAVNGHRFVEQAFEKGAAASLWMKDEPNPPANYPLIFIDDPEVALQEMAIAYRNEHQATFIGITGSNGKTSSKDILASALAPYYKVQKTIGNFNNQLGLPITILQLDEDTEISVLEMGMSGFGEIEYLTKLARPHYAIITNIGEAHMQDLGSREGIAQAKFEVVQGLEPDGILFFDGDEPLLQQLIAKNENLQTQSFGFTKEQNLIASNIHTSESGSHFHVEGLIDGDFFISVLGEHQVKNTLSAMLVSKALGLTDEQIRTALKQATLTDMRMQLMPVGNKLFINDAYNAAPTSMHAAIHFIQQTEIRDEKWLVLGDMLELGQDEQRYHEEIAKVIDSDKTTYVCLFGPRMKWLYEKLQTVFDEQHLLYTEEDYAIIIEKIKLHATKQSLLLVKGSRGMQLENIIKGVELA; this comes from the coding sequence GTGAAAAAAAACTTACAGCAACTTGCAACGTGGTTAAAAATTGAACAGCAATTATTTCAAGATACGATCGTAACAGGGATTTCGATTGATACGCGTACGATTCAGCCAGGCGATTTATTTATCCCTTTTCGAGGTGAGGCGGTCAATGGGCATCGTTTTGTCGAGCAAGCATTTGAAAAAGGGGCAGCCGCTTCTTTATGGATGAAGGACGAACCGAATCCACCCGCAAACTACCCATTAATTTTCATTGATGATCCGGAAGTGGCGTTGCAGGAAATGGCGATTGCTTACCGTAACGAACATCAAGCGACGTTTATTGGTATTACTGGTTCAAACGGGAAAACTTCATCAAAAGACATTTTAGCAAGTGCGCTCGCGCCGTATTATAAAGTGCAAAAAACGATTGGTAATTTTAATAATCAACTAGGTTTACCGATTACAATTTTGCAATTAGATGAAGATACGGAAATCTCTGTGCTTGAGATGGGGATGAGCGGCTTTGGTGAAATTGAATATTTAACGAAATTAGCACGTCCTCATTATGCGATTATTACAAATATCGGGGAAGCACATATGCAAGATTTAGGCTCCCGTGAAGGAATTGCACAGGCAAAATTTGAAGTTGTTCAAGGTTTAGAACCAGATGGCATACTGTTTTTTGATGGTGACGAGCCATTACTCCAACAGTTAATAGCAAAAAATGAAAATTTACAAACGCAATCATTTGGTTTTACGAAAGAGCAAAATTTAATCGCTTCAAACATTCATACATCAGAGTCGGGAAGTCACTTCCACGTAGAAGGATTAATTGATGGAGATTTTTTCATTTCTGTTTTAGGTGAACATCAAGTGAAAAATACATTAAGCGCGATGCTTGTCAGTAAAGCGCTTGGTTTAACGGATGAACAAATTCGAACGGCGTTAAAACAGGCTACTTTAACAGATATGCGTATGCAGCTCATGCCAGTTGGCAATAAATTATTTATTAATGACGCCTATAATGCTGCACCAACTTCGATGCATGCCGCGATTCATTTTATCCAGCAAACTGAGATTCGCGATGAGAAATGGTTAGTGCTTGGCGATATGTTGGAGCTTGGGCAAGATGAACAGCGTTACCACGAGGAAATTGCAAAAGTAATTGATTCTGACAAGACGACGTATGTTTGTCTATTCGGCCCCCGTATGAAGTGGCTTTATGAGAAATTACAAACGGTCTTTGATGAGCAGCACCTTCTCTATACGGAAGAAGATTATGCAATCATTATCGAGAAAATTAAACTGCACGCAACTAAGCAATCATTACTATTAGTAAAAGGTTCGCGCGGTATGCAGTTGGAGAATATTATAAAAGGCGTCGAGTTAGCATAA